In one window of Pelotomaculum isophthalicicum JI DNA:
- a CDS encoding acetate--CoA ligase family protein — protein MTINEIVDHAVASGRNLLFEDEAGALLKAAGIPVNSCRVASDEDEAVQVAKETGFPVALKVRSRTVTHKTDAGGVRLGLADEEAVRLAYRGIMEKVRMIDPESQVTVQPMASPGVELLVGMTTDPQFGQVVAFGLGGTLVELFNDITYRQVPLLKKDATDMINSIKGSAVLKGYRGRPPVDINALTGIILKVSRLVEKEPRIKEIDLNPVFAYPQGMLAVDSRIVVCGNP, from the coding sequence GTGACGATTAATGAGATTGTTGACCACGCCGTCGCGTCAGGGCGGAATCTGCTGTTTGAGGACGAAGCGGGAGCGCTGCTTAAGGCGGCGGGTATTCCTGTAAACTCCTGCCGGGTGGCGTCGGATGAGGACGAAGCCGTGCAGGTTGCGAAAGAAACCGGATTCCCGGTGGCGCTCAAAGTGCGCTCGCGGACTGTTACACATAAAACTGATGCCGGCGGCGTCCGCCTGGGGCTGGCAGATGAGGAAGCAGTGCGCTTGGCTTACCGCGGTATTATGGAAAAAGTCCGTATGATTGATCCGGAATCTCAGGTGACGGTTCAGCCGATGGCTTCACCGGGTGTGGAATTACTGGTCGGCATGACTACTGATCCACAGTTTGGTCAGGTGGTCGCTTTTGGTTTGGGGGGTACCCTGGTGGAGTTGTTTAATGATATCACCTACCGCCAGGTTCCGTTACTGAAAAAGGATGCGACAGATATGATTAATTCGATTAAAGGCAGCGCTGTTTTAAAAGGCTACCGCGGCCGCCCGCCGGTCGACATCAACGCGTTAACCGGCATCATCCTTAAGGTTTCCAGGCTTGTGGAGAAAGAGCCCCGGATTAAAGAGATTGATTTAAACCCTGTATTTGCCTATCCACAAGGTATGTTGGCCGTCGACTCACGCATTGTTGTTTGCGGGAATCCATAG
- a CDS encoding acetate--CoA ligase family protein: protein MAGTGPVDLRPVFYPKRVAVFGVTNTPDRVGYNVLESILHGGFTGKVYPIHPRHEQVLGCKVYKSLEDVPEPVDLAVICLNQYATVKAVESCGRAGVKGVICNAGGYRETGDVGHDLEKCLIAAAEKYRLPMIGPNTLGMINNDGNFYSTFYPLKIPAGKVSIISQSGGIGLTTIHMAIDEGIGINKFIGVGNCSNLGFADCLDYLENDDSTAVIGVFIEGAADAGRFVRTAGRVARKKPVVVYKAGRLAEADYYTQTHTGSSAGSFQLYRDILHQHGVFTVNSASELVAACKALALQPLPGGNRVGILTHTAGPSVVMIDHLAPAGCVIPPLHEETVSRVKQIIGSDNPPVVLKNPLDAAGLGFSRPTYGGLAEAMLADDNVDLLLAVYCLHKTWELPAIELINAHKKYKKPLIVNFVGNWQGCRADQDFMQNAGVPLYTAPEKTAVAAAALVHYGMRRKGGNDRDD, encoded by the coding sequence ATGGCTGGCACGGGGCCGGTAGACCTGCGTCCTGTTTTCTATCCAAAGCGGGTGGCTGTGTTTGGTGTTACCAACACCCCTGACCGGGTCGGTTACAATGTTCTCGAAAGCATTTTGCATGGTGGATTTACCGGGAAGGTTTACCCGATCCACCCACGTCATGAACAGGTGCTCGGATGCAAGGTTTATAAAAGTCTGGAGGATGTGCCGGAGCCGGTTGATTTGGCGGTGATCTGCTTAAATCAGTACGCTACGGTAAAAGCTGTGGAGAGCTGTGGCCGCGCCGGCGTGAAAGGAGTTATATGTAATGCCGGCGGTTACAGGGAGACGGGTGATGTTGGGCACGATCTCGAGAAATGCCTGATTGCGGCAGCTGAAAAATACAGGCTGCCGATGATTGGCCCGAATACTCTCGGAATGATTAACAACGACGGTAATTTCTACAGCACCTTTTACCCGCTCAAGATACCCGCTGGAAAAGTATCAATAATTTCACAGAGCGGGGGCATCGGGCTGACTACTATTCACATGGCTATTGACGAGGGGATAGGCATAAACAAGTTTATCGGAGTGGGAAACTGTTCCAACCTGGGTTTCGCCGATTGTCTCGATTACCTGGAAAACGATGATTCGACTGCCGTCATTGGGGTGTTTATTGAAGGCGCCGCCGACGCCGGGCGGTTCGTTCGCACCGCCGGCAGGGTGGCCCGGAAAAAACCGGTGGTGGTTTACAAAGCCGGGCGACTGGCGGAAGCCGACTACTACACACAAACCCATACGGGCAGTTCGGCCGGGTCCTTTCAACTATACCGGGACATTTTACATCAGCACGGGGTTTTTACGGTAAACAGCGCTTCCGAGTTGGTCGCCGCCTGTAAGGCTCTGGCGCTCCAGCCGCTGCCGGGAGGTAACCGGGTGGGAATTCTTACGCACACCGCCGGGCCGAGCGTCGTCATGATTGACCACCTGGCGCCGGCCGGGTGTGTCATTCCACCTTTACATGAAGAAACCGTCAGCCGGGTGAAGCAGATTATCGGTTCCGACAACCCGCCGGTTGTCTTGAAAAACCCGCTGGATGCGGCCGGCCTGGGCTTTAGCCGCCCGACTTATGGCGGCCTGGCCGAGGCGATGCTGGCAGACGACAACGTTGACTTGCTTCTCGCGGTGTACTGCCTGCATAAAACCTGGGAGCTTCCTGCAATTGAACTGATCAATGCCCATAAGAAATATAAAAAACCGTTAATTGTTAATTTCGTGGGGAACTGGCAGGGTTGCCGGGCGGATCAGGATTTCATGCAAAATGCCGGTGTGCCTCTTTACACCGCGCCGGAAAAAACCGCTGTGGCGGCGGCGGCGCTGGTGCATTACGGCATGCGGCGAAAAGGTGGTAATGACCGTGACGATTAA
- a CDS encoding HPP family protein → MSGKTANLEEKSSIIVNQEEKSVNIITKTIRLYFAKMRCNERCYHLHAAHVNWKELALSSLGCILSTGFITLLSTHHGVPLMIPSFGASVIVLYTACHFPMAQPRNVVGGHVISAFSGVSVYQLFGNDWWAITLAVVLAMTLMTLTGTLHPPGGATAFVAVYGGQNFSFILAPVLIGSSILILIALLINNISPARKYPQYWL, encoded by the coding sequence GTGTCTGGCAAAACAGCAAATTTAGAGGAAAAATCCAGCATAATAGTAAATCAAGAGGAAAAATCCGTTAATATCATCACCAAAACCATACGGTTATACTTTGCTAAAATGCGCTGCAATGAACGCTGTTATCATTTACATGCCGCTCATGTAAATTGGAAAGAGCTTGCCCTTTCATCTCTGGGTTGCATCTTAAGCACGGGTTTCATTACATTATTAAGCACTCATCATGGTGTGCCGCTGATGATTCCGTCTTTCGGGGCTTCTGTCATCGTGTTGTATACAGCTTGTCATTTTCCCATGGCCCAACCGCGCAACGTTGTTGGCGGGCATGTGATATCCGCGTTTTCCGGTGTTTCTGTATATCAGTTATTTGGCAACGACTGGTGGGCAATCACACTGGCAGTAGTTTTAGCTATGACCTTGATGACCCTGACCGGCACCCTCCACCCGCCTGGCGGCGCGACAGCCTTTGTCGCGGTTTATGGCGGGCAAAATTTCAGTTTTATCCTGGCGCCTGTGCTTATCGGATCGAGCATACTTATTTTAATTGCATTATTAATTAATAATATATCACCGGCAAGAAAATATCCTCAATATTGGTTATGA
- a CDS encoding SLC13 family permease — protein MLKDRKVLGVLVFVIIGLIIALFKPFAGLQPMGHLMLATVIIALGMWVFRPGNLPFLAGGSVILCGGLAILFAFQNYLINPATQKAYTSADLYSTIANGFVSSAVWTLIPALYFGFVLQKTGLGKRVAYMVLKSFTPSWASMALSWLIIGVALSALTPSITVRIAIVIPIAMGIVEACKLEYRSKGAAFVTLLAWGMCVFPGTGWLTGSLSGPIMQGFLPPELKPLATFDAWFQILALPWFVVTILYAVLAFLIAKPKQPIGIPVDTFKEEYKKLGSMTRDEIITLVVLLGSLVLFATERIHGIPTPATALGALFILIATGIIKGPEINTGINWDVVMFFGVTVGLSALFRFAQIAGWFEPLIRPTILNLAHSPLAFMIIFTLGLFVIRFIDVPWGFTTAALTAVVLIPVFNDFHIHPLVASMAYLAAINFFLLGYQQPWILMAEGMTGNKGWAPSHITLFGLIYTVSVFIAILVSLPYWRAIGVIQ, from the coding sequence GTGTTGAAAGACAGAAAAGTGCTCGGTGTTCTCGTGTTTGTTATAATTGGTTTAATTATTGCATTATTTAAACCCTTTGCCGGTTTGCAACCCATGGGCCATTTAATGTTGGCCACGGTAATCATCGCTTTGGGTATGTGGGTATTCCGGCCTGGCAACTTGCCGTTTTTGGCAGGCGGATCGGTTATACTTTGCGGCGGCCTGGCGATCTTATTCGCCTTCCAGAACTATTTGATTAACCCCGCGACTCAGAAGGCGTATACATCAGCGGATTTGTACAGTACAATTGCCAATGGATTCGTCAGTTCCGCGGTTTGGACCTTGATCCCGGCCTTGTATTTTGGTTTTGTCCTGCAAAAAACCGGTCTTGGCAAAAGAGTCGCCTATATGGTATTAAAGAGCTTTACACCTAGCTGGGCGTCGATGGCTTTAAGCTGGTTAATAATTGGTGTGGCTCTCTCGGCCCTGACCCCTTCCATTACTGTGCGGATAGCGATTGTCATACCAATTGCCATGGGTATTGTTGAAGCTTGTAAACTGGAATACCGTTCAAAAGGAGCTGCTTTTGTCACCCTGCTGGCCTGGGGTATGTGCGTCTTTCCCGGTACCGGCTGGCTCACCGGCTCCCTGTCAGGGCCGATCATGCAGGGTTTCTTGCCTCCGGAGCTGAAGCCCCTGGCTACGTTTGACGCGTGGTTCCAAATCCTGGCTTTGCCTTGGTTTGTCGTGACGATCTTATATGCTGTGCTGGCGTTTTTAATTGCGAAGCCCAAGCAGCCAATAGGTATTCCGGTTGATACTTTCAAGGAAGAATATAAAAAACTGGGTAGTATGACGCGCGATGAAATAATTACATTGGTCGTTCTTCTTGGTTCACTGGTATTGTTCGCCACCGAGAGAATACATGGTATTCCGACACCGGCAACAGCCTTGGGCGCTCTGTTTATCCTAATCGCGACCGGAATCATTAAAGGACCGGAGATCAACACGGGCATCAACTGGGATGTGGTCATGTTCTTCGGCGTGACTGTCGGACTTTCGGCTCTCTTCCGGTTTGCGCAAATAGCGGGTTGGTTTGAACCTCTCATTAGGCCGACCATCCTTAATTTAGCGCATAGTCCCCTGGCTTTTATGATTATTTTTACTCTTGGTCTATTCGTCATCCGCTTTATCGACGTTCCATGGGGCTTTACGACTGCCGCGCTTACAGCTGTTGTGCTAATCCCGGTATTTAATGATTTTCACATTCACCCATTGGTGGCATCCATGGCTTATCTGGCCGCCATCAACTTCTTCCTGTTAGGTTATCAACAGCCGTGGATTTTAATGGCTGAAGGTATGACCGGGAACAAAGGGTGGGCTCCGAGTCATATTACTTTATTCGGCTTAATCTATACTGTGTCGGTTTTTATTGCCATATTAGTATCACTGCCTTATTGGAGAGCGATTGGCGTTATCCAATAA